One Chromobacterium paludis genomic window carries:
- a CDS encoding baseplate assembly protein, producing MSLNPAEPFAPPADPAVVASALADAYLQQGGQEQYPKQMEQLLAEMLANRQLGLAYADLPKFVADEPTAIVAEMAQTYEQMAGKPLYPGQVEQLLINLFAYRESLARAAFNDAGRQNLVAFARAPMLDYLGELVGVSRQPAQPAMAQVKLTFPAYADAGGARQLTLPAGARIAGNGEVQFQTTSQLAVRLSDKAQEFVCDVVATTPGEAGNLLQAGDLNQLLDDIGAPVAVAGVSAPRGGAGPEDDERLRQRIRLAPEAYSWGSVNRYRLAAMSASVDVADVRVISPRRDGTVQVVVLGRAGSPEAETLQRVQAALEDGKARMINDRIEVVPAQIIDYAIRLEVDVLSTRIPELVRRTVAERCQAHADKLARRLGGDIVPSQIKTALHDIDGLYDVRVLEPVDTRVLSAAEWPRCVAVEVSLGRVVNDV from the coding sequence ATGAGCCTGAATCCCGCAGAGCCGTTCGCGCCGCCGGCCGATCCCGCCGTCGTCGCCAGCGCCCTGGCCGACGCCTACCTGCAGCAGGGCGGCCAGGAGCAGTATCCCAAACAGATGGAGCAGTTATTGGCTGAGATGCTGGCCAACCGCCAGCTCGGCCTCGCCTACGCCGATCTGCCTAAATTCGTCGCCGACGAACCCACGGCCATCGTCGCCGAAATGGCGCAAACCTATGAGCAAATGGCCGGCAAACCGCTATATCCCGGCCAGGTCGAGCAGTTGCTGATCAATCTGTTCGCCTACCGCGAGAGCTTGGCGCGCGCCGCTTTCAACGATGCCGGCAGGCAAAACCTGGTGGCCTTCGCCCGCGCGCCGATGCTGGACTATCTGGGCGAGCTGGTGGGGGTGTCGCGGCAGCCGGCCCAGCCGGCCATGGCCCAGGTCAAGCTCACGTTTCCCGCCTATGCCGATGCCGGCGGCGCCAGGCAATTGACGCTGCCGGCCGGCGCGCGCATCGCCGGCAACGGCGAGGTGCAATTCCAGACCACATCGCAACTGGCGGTCCGGTTGAGCGACAAGGCGCAGGAATTCGTCTGCGATGTCGTGGCCACGACGCCGGGCGAGGCGGGCAATTTGCTGCAGGCCGGCGATTTGAACCAGCTGTTGGATGACATCGGCGCGCCGGTGGCGGTGGCGGGGGTGAGCGCCCCGCGGGGCGGCGCCGGACCCGAGGACGACGAGCGCCTGCGGCAGCGCATCCGGCTGGCGCCGGAAGCCTACTCGTGGGGATCGGTCAATCGCTATCGGCTGGCGGCGATGTCCGCGTCGGTCGATGTCGCCGACGTGCGGGTGATCTCGCCGCGGCGGGACGGCACGGTGCAGGTGGTGGTGCTGGGCCGCGCCGGTTCGCCGGAGGCCGAAACCCTGCAACGCGTCCAGGCGGCGCTGGAGGACGGCAAGGCGCGCATGATCAATGACCGGATCGAGGTGGTCCCGGCGCAGATCATCGACTACGCCATCCGCTTGGAGGTGGATGTGCTGAGCACCCGCATCCCCGAGCTGGTGCGCCGGACGGTGGCGGAGCGCTGCCAGGCGCATGCTGACAAGCTGGCGCGCCGTCTGGGCGGCGACATCGTGCCGTCGCAGATCAAGACCGCCTTGCACGATATCGACGGCTTATACGACGTGCGCGTGCTGGAGCCTGTCGATACGCGGGTGCTGTCGGCGGCCGAGTGGCCGCGCTGCGTCGCGGTGGAGGTCAGCTTGGGCAGGGTGGTGAACGATGTCTGA
- a CDS encoding phage baseplate assembly protein V, translated as MNDVSLSNALATLKFGSVSDMDIQRHRVRVTLPELGGLETAWLPVLTRKSLQDKDYWMLDKGEQVAVLLDARGEDGVVLGAIFSDVDTSEVNSQDKWQRRFKDGAVLEYDRQAHQLTVNGGVQHVVVETQADITLRTKNNLTGDSGDSVLIKGGNTITIQAGGKVSINAPATEISGTLTVQGAITGQGGMALSGGGGAKVTGSVTVSGDVTAGGKSLIGHNHMGAHGPTSPPL; from the coding sequence ATGAACGACGTTTCCCTAAGCAACGCGCTGGCGACGCTGAAATTCGGCAGCGTGTCCGATATGGACATCCAGCGCCACCGGGTACGAGTGACCCTGCCCGAGCTGGGCGGGCTGGAAACCGCCTGGCTGCCGGTATTGACCCGCAAGAGCCTGCAGGACAAGGACTACTGGATGCTGGACAAGGGCGAGCAGGTGGCGGTGCTGCTGGACGCGCGCGGCGAGGACGGCGTGGTGTTGGGCGCCATTTTTTCCGATGTGGACACCAGTGAGGTCAACAGCCAGGACAAATGGCAGCGTCGCTTCAAGGACGGCGCGGTGCTGGAGTACGACCGCCAGGCCCACCAGCTGACGGTGAACGGCGGCGTGCAGCACGTGGTGGTGGAAACGCAGGCCGACATCACCCTCAGGACCAAAAACAATCTGACCGGCGATTCCGGCGACAGCGTGCTGATCAAGGGCGGCAACACCATCACCATCCAGGCCGGCGGCAAAGTCAGCATCAATGCGCCGGCCACCGAGATCAGCGGCACGCTGACGGTGCAAGGCGCCATCACCGGCCAGGGCGGCATGGCGTTGTCCGGCGGCGGCGGCGCGAAGGTGACGGGCAGCGTGACGGTCAGCGGCGATGTGACAGCCGGCGGCAAGAGCCTGATCGGCCATAACCACATGGGCGCGCACGGGCCCACCAGCCCGCCGTTGTAA